One genomic window of Parasteatoda tepidariorum isolate YZ-2023 chromosome 9, CAS_Ptep_4.0, whole genome shotgun sequence includes the following:
- the LOC139426587 gene encoding uncharacterized protein, with product MLEYGFQILLTASAGNLKMLERIQLSAARIITGLRNSCPNEIVLYEATLQPLFMRWTSSTAKYYSKLYSYGDQHRTSTYLMNWTDVQRLKRDSPFCRAGKLNLLFPDIEHCSIDPNIDPLKDLPRVFFHEELLASSSKKNQHPELLRQLALETIHNTPNEAVHIFTDGSKFDNGNTDSGVVIKNQDDVTKIKRRNPNHCSVFRSELIAINGALEHKISIESAENIWIFTDSKSSVQYLSNWQNISDRIGLNIIDNLMTYTYHNDIHLQWIPSHVNLHFNDLADELAKEGSNDPIDSSGLLTYNEIYAKVKADNNRTWRIPPSREWYQQNSPGAALELKGDSKLQTAITGLITGHTRGLTFVQGQKTFPVCLKCSAHQASPDHLLTCMGPEKNFILEDPQMVFDFLSVNGLLDLV from the coding sequence ATGCTGGAATATGGATTCCAGATTTTACTGACAGCTTCTgctggtaatttaaaaatgcttgaaagGATACAGCTGAGTGCTGCACGGATCATTACAGGCTTACGTAATAGCTGTCCTAATGAGATTGTTCTATACGAGGCTACTCTCCAACCATTGTTTATGAGATGGACTTCTAGCACCGCAAAATATTACAGCAAGCTATACAGCTATGGAGACCAACATCGTACTTCTACCTACTTGATGAATTGGACAGATGTCCAGAGATTAAAAAGAGACAGTCCCTTTTGCAGGGCAGGTAAATTGAATCTGCTGTTCCCTGACATAGAACACTGTTCGATAGATCCAAATATAGACCCACTGAAAGACCTTCCGAGGGTTTTCTTTCACGAGGAACTTTTGGCCTCCAGTAGTAAGAAAAATCAGCATCCAGAACTTCTTAGACAGTTGGCACTGGAGACAATCCACAACACCCCAAATGAAGCAGTACATATTTTCACGGATGGAAGTAAATTTGATAATGGCAACACTGATAGTGGTGTTGTCATAAAAAACCAAGATGacgttacaaaaattaaaaggcgTAACCCAAACCATTGTTCAGTTTTCAGATCAGAACTAATCGCCATAAACGGGGCTCTAGAACACAAGATTTCCATTGAGAGTGCAGAAAATATCTGGATTTTCACGGATAGTAAGAGCTCAGTTCAATACCTGAGTAATTGGCAAAACATCAGTGACAGAATTGGCCTAAATATCATCGATAATTTGATGACTTACACTTATCACAATGATATACATCTTCAGTGGATCCCCTCCCACGTGAACCTTCACTTTAATGATCTGGCCGATGAACTGGCCAAGGAGGGCTCCAATGATCCCATAGATAGTAGTGGCCTTCTAACATACAATGAAATCTATGCAAAAGTAAAAGCCGACAATAATAGGACTTGGAGGATTCCACCTAGTCGTGAATGGTATCAACAAAATAGTCCTGGGGCTGCCCTGGAGCTAAAAGGTGATAGTAAACTACAGACAGCTATCACAGGACTAATCACTGGTCATACCCGCGGACTAACATTTGTTCAGGGTCAAAAGACGTTTCCTGTATGCCTAAAATGCAGTGCTCACCAGGCTTCACCTGATCATTTGCTGACCTGTATGGGAccggagaaaaattttattttagaggaTCCGCAGATGGTGTTTGATTTTCTGTCGGTAAACGGTCTCCTGGACTTGGTCTAA